The proteins below are encoded in one region of Micromonospora yangpuensis:
- a CDS encoding universal stress protein, which translates to MLMDRPVVVGVDGSPASLIAAEQAAQVAVRRSVPLHLVHGYLHPLGYGVPLNPYDLGVPAPTEQAQKMLEQTAAELRDRFSGLSAQVRQVAGGPGATLVEESRRAGLVVVGSRGLGGFTGLLVGSVSQQVAGHAHCPVLVVRPAEQPIPVAGPVLVGLDGSDPALGAVRAAADEAAQRGTSLVLVHVRGDDEARAVPDEVAETEAAGRAESDELLAAAAVVVRAEHPDLVVEQRPLRADKPVPALVAASGDATLLVVGSRGRGGFTGLLLGSVSQALVQHAHCPVLVVRPYSAD; encoded by the coding sequence GTGCTGATGGACCGACCTGTCGTGGTGGGCGTGGACGGCTCACCGGCCAGTCTGATCGCCGCCGAACAGGCGGCACAGGTCGCCGTACGGCGTTCCGTGCCGCTGCACCTGGTGCACGGCTACCTGCATCCGCTGGGGTACGGGGTGCCGTTGAACCCGTACGACCTGGGGGTGCCGGCACCGACCGAGCAGGCGCAGAAGATGCTGGAACAGACCGCGGCGGAGCTGCGCGACCGGTTCTCCGGTCTGTCGGCGCAGGTCCGTCAGGTGGCCGGCGGTCCGGGGGCGACCCTGGTCGAGGAGTCCCGCCGGGCCGGCCTGGTGGTGGTGGGCAGCCGCGGCCTGGGCGGCTTCACCGGGCTGCTGGTCGGCTCGGTCAGCCAGCAGGTGGCCGGACACGCGCACTGTCCGGTGCTGGTGGTCCGCCCGGCCGAGCAGCCGATCCCGGTGGCCGGGCCGGTGCTGGTGGGGTTGGACGGCTCGGACCCGGCGCTGGGCGCGGTCCGGGCCGCCGCCGACGAGGCCGCGCAGCGGGGCACCTCGCTGGTGCTGGTGCACGTCCGCGGCGACGACGAGGCCCGGGCGGTGCCCGACGAGGTGGCCGAGACCGAGGCGGCGGGGCGGGCCGAGTCCGACGAACTGCTCGCCGCGGCGGCCGTGGTCGTGCGGGCCGAGCACCCGGACCTCGTCGTCGAGCAGCGGCCGCTCCGCGCGGACAAGCCGGTGCCGGCGCTGGTGGCGGCCAGCGGTGACGCGACCCTGCTGGTGGTGGGTTCCCGGGGGCGGGGTGGCTTCACCGGTTTGCTGCTCGGCTCGGTCAGTCAGGCCCTCGTGCAGCACGCGCACTGCCCGGTGCTGGTGGTCCGCCCGTATTCGGCGGACTGA
- a CDS encoding GNAT family N-acetyltransferase codes for MTAELRLREVRDTDLPEFFRHQSDPAAVQMAAFAADDPHDRRAFAAHWHRIRTDPAIVARTVTVADRVVGHVLAFPVGERTEVSYWIDRPHWGRGYATGALAALLRELPRRPVHARAAQDNRGSLAVLRKCGFVIRGTDHGYSTTRGADVPEYVLELTD; via the coding sequence GTGACCGCCGAGTTGCGCCTGCGCGAGGTCCGTGACACCGACCTGCCCGAGTTCTTCCGGCACCAGTCGGACCCGGCGGCGGTCCAGATGGCGGCCTTCGCCGCCGACGACCCGCACGACCGGCGGGCCTTCGCCGCGCACTGGCACCGGATCCGCACCGATCCGGCCATCGTCGCGCGTACGGTGACCGTCGCGGACCGGGTCGTCGGGCACGTGCTGGCCTTCCCGGTCGGCGAGCGGACCGAGGTCAGCTACTGGATCGACCGGCCGCACTGGGGCCGGGGGTACGCCACCGGCGCGCTGGCCGCACTCCTGCGCGAGCTGCCCCGACGGCCGGTGCACGCCCGCGCCGCCCAGGACAACCGGGGCTCGCTGGCGGTGCTGCGCAAGTGCGGCTTCGTGATCCGCGGCACCGACCACGGGTACTCCACGACCCGGGGCGCCGACGTGCCGGAGTACGTGCTGGAACTCACCGACTGA